A single region of the Solwaraspora sp. WMMD406 genome encodes:
- the phoU gene encoding phosphate signaling complex protein PhoU — MREEFQAELQDITNLLVSMAEAAQVALRRATVALLTANREEGELVLVSDAEIDALYRTVEERVSDLLARQAPVASDLRMVITALHVSAGLERMGDLADHVAKTALRRHPSPAVPAELRSVFSEMAQVADRMIAKVCEVLRTPDADTAAELDRDDDAMDELHSRLFKILLGADWPYGAETAIDGALLGRFYERYADHAVNAGRRVVYHVTGVNPAD; from the coding sequence ATGCGCGAGGAGTTCCAGGCCGAGCTGCAAGACATCACCAATCTACTAGTGTCCATGGCCGAAGCGGCTCAGGTCGCGTTGCGACGGGCCACCGTCGCTCTGCTGACCGCCAACCGCGAAGAGGGCGAACTCGTCCTGGTCAGCGACGCCGAGATCGACGCGCTCTACCGTACGGTCGAGGAGCGGGTGAGCGACCTGCTCGCCCGCCAGGCGCCGGTCGCTTCCGACCTGCGGATGGTGATCACCGCGCTGCACGTCTCGGCCGGCCTGGAACGGATGGGCGACCTGGCCGACCACGTGGCCAAGACCGCGTTGCGCCGACACCCGTCGCCCGCGGTGCCGGCCGAGTTGCGATCGGTGTTCTCCGAGATGGCACAGGTCGCCGACCGGATGATCGCGAAGGTGTGCGAGGTGTTGCGCACCCCGGACGCGGACACGGCGGCGGAGCTCGACCGCGACGACGACGCCATGGACGAGTTGCACAGCAGACTGTTCAAGATCCTGCTGGGCGCGGACTGGCCGTACGGGGCGGAGACGGCGATCGACGGCGCCCTGCTCGGCCGGTTCTACGAGCGGTACGCCGATCACGCGGTCAACGCCGGGCGACGAGTGGTCTACCACGTGACCGGCGTCAACCCGGCCGACTGA
- a CDS encoding response regulator transcription factor has product MARVLVVEDEESFSDALSYMLRKEGFEVSVAPTGTVALTEFDRTGADIVLLDLMLPEMSGTEVCRELRQRSRVPIIMVTARDSEIDKVVGLEIGADDYVTKPYSPRELVARIRAVLRRQNTEAVEPSVPTLSAGPVRMDVERHVVTVDGDSVQLPLKEFELLELLLRNAGRVLTRGQLIDRVWGADYVGDTKTLDVHVKRLRSKIEPEPSAPRYIVTVRGLGYKFEP; this is encoded by the coding sequence TTGGCCCGGGTACTCGTGGTGGAGGACGAGGAGTCGTTCTCCGACGCCCTCTCGTACATGCTGCGCAAAGAGGGATTCGAGGTGTCGGTCGCGCCGACCGGCACCGTGGCGCTCACCGAGTTCGACCGCACCGGCGCGGACATCGTGCTGCTCGACCTGATGCTGCCGGAGATGTCCGGCACCGAGGTCTGCCGCGAGCTGCGGCAACGATCGCGGGTGCCGATCATCATGGTGACCGCCCGGGACAGCGAGATCGACAAGGTCGTCGGGTTGGAGATCGGCGCCGACGACTACGTCACCAAGCCGTACTCGCCGCGCGAACTGGTCGCCCGGATCCGGGCCGTACTGCGGCGGCAGAACACCGAGGCGGTCGAGCCGTCGGTGCCGACGCTGAGCGCCGGACCGGTCCGGATGGACGTCGAACGGCACGTGGTCACCGTCGACGGCGACTCGGTGCAGTTGCCGCTCAAAGAGTTCGAGCTGCTGGAACTGCTGCTGCGCAACGCCGGCCGGGTCCTCACCCGGGGGCAGCTGATCGACCGGGTCTGGGGGGCCGACTACGTTGGTGACACCAAGACGCTCGACGTGCACGTCAAGCGGCTCCGTTCCAAAATCGAACCCGAGCCGTCGGCACCGCGCTACATCGTCACCGTGCGCGGGCTGGGCTACAAGTTCGAGCCCTGA
- a CDS encoding phosphoglyceromutase, with product MKAMTVGTLVLLRHGESEWNAKNLFTGWVDVDLTAKGEAEARRGGELLAQHNLLPDVVHTSVLRRAIRTSELALHTADRGWIPVRRSWRLNERHYGALQGKNKKQTLEEYGEEQFMLWRRSYDTPPPPIADDDDWSQVGEPRYRELPPELMPRTECLADVVRRMLPYWYDAIVPDLLAGKQVLVAAHGNSLRALVKHLDGVSDEAIAKLNIPTGIPLRYDLDGALRPVNVGGDYLDPDAAAEAVAAVANQGR from the coding sequence ATGAAGGCCATGACTGTGGGGACACTGGTGCTGCTCCGGCACGGAGAGAGCGAGTGGAACGCGAAGAACCTCTTCACCGGTTGGGTCGACGTGGATCTGACCGCCAAGGGCGAGGCCGAGGCGCGGCGCGGCGGTGAGCTGCTGGCGCAGCACAACCTGCTGCCGGACGTCGTGCACACCAGCGTGCTGCGGCGGGCGATCCGCACCAGCGAGTTGGCGCTGCACACCGCCGACCGGGGCTGGATCCCGGTGCGCCGATCGTGGCGGCTCAACGAGCGGCACTACGGCGCGTTGCAGGGCAAGAACAAGAAGCAGACCCTGGAGGAGTACGGCGAGGAGCAGTTCATGCTCTGGCGGCGCTCCTACGACACCCCCCCGCCGCCGATCGCCGACGACGACGACTGGTCGCAGGTCGGCGAGCCGCGGTACCGGGAACTGCCGCCCGAGCTGATGCCCCGGACGGAGTGCCTGGCCGACGTGGTACGACGGATGCTGCCGTACTGGTACGACGCGATCGTGCCGGATCTGCTGGCCGGCAAGCAGGTCTTGGTCGCCGCGCACGGCAACTCGCTGCGGGCGCTGGTCAAACACCTCGACGGCGTCTCCGACGAGGCGATCGCCAAGCTGAACATCCCGACCGGCATCCCGCTGCGTTACGACCTCGACGGTGCGCTGCGCCCGGTCAACGTCGGCGGTGACTACCTGGATCCGGACGCCGCCGCCGAGGCGGTCGCCGCCGTCGCCAACCAGGGCCGCTGA
- a CDS encoding ATP-binding protein → MEWAVLAGGVAAGAGAGLAAGLGLARARARHQVSRPDDGRPVERTPSSGRPPIVAQPPVGLAATDRNLIDALARKSVDSLRVGVVVLDAEDVPVLVNPAARAMGLLRAGPTPGSIAAHPIIRTLAGQVRRTGVRREVELDLPRGRPGGVQDPLGVHLRAVGLSGNHVAIEAADVTESHRVARVRRDFVANVSHELKTPIGALQLLAEALLDATDPDSAVADPSEDVAAARRFAERIQHESTRLGRLVNELLELTRLQGAEPLPAPDPVAVDWVIAEVVDRTRTPAAARKIEVIVEGERGLTVYGSDAQIATAVANLVENAIAYSGSGTQVTVSTSAGDGHVDIAVADHGIGIAPDEVDRIFERFYRADQARSRATGGTGLGLAIVKHIVTNHGGRVDVSSTLGGGSTFTLRLPASPPDAVLPLPESVEIEAGPAESRQV, encoded by the coding sequence GTGGAGTGGGCGGTTCTAGCCGGTGGCGTGGCCGCCGGTGCAGGTGCCGGTCTCGCCGCCGGGCTGGGCCTGGCGCGAGCGAGGGCACGGCATCAGGTGTCCCGGCCGGACGACGGCCGGCCCGTCGAGCGTACGCCCAGCAGCGGGAGGCCACCGATCGTCGCGCAACCACCGGTCGGGCTGGCCGCCACCGACCGAAACCTGATCGACGCGCTGGCCCGCAAGAGTGTCGACTCGCTGCGGGTCGGCGTGGTCGTGCTGGACGCGGAAGACGTCCCGGTACTGGTCAATCCCGCCGCCCGCGCGATGGGCCTGCTCCGCGCCGGACCCACCCCGGGCAGCATCGCCGCCCACCCGATCATCCGTACCCTGGCCGGCCAGGTGCGCCGGACCGGGGTGCGCCGGGAGGTCGAACTCGACCTGCCCCGGGGCCGGCCGGGCGGCGTGCAGGACCCGCTCGGCGTGCACCTGCGCGCGGTCGGGCTCAGCGGAAACCACGTCGCCATCGAGGCCGCCGACGTCACCGAGTCGCACCGGGTCGCCCGGGTCCGCCGGGACTTCGTCGCCAACGTCAGCCACGAGCTGAAGACGCCGATCGGTGCGCTGCAACTGCTCGCCGAGGCGCTGCTCGACGCCACCGACCCGGACAGCGCCGTCGCCGACCCGTCGGAGGACGTCGCCGCCGCCCGCCGGTTCGCCGAACGAATCCAGCACGAGTCGACCCGGCTGGGCCGCCTCGTCAACGAACTCCTGGAACTCACCCGGCTGCAGGGTGCCGAGCCGCTACCCGCCCCCGATCCGGTCGCCGTCGACTGGGTGATCGCCGAGGTGGTGGACCGGACCCGGACCCCGGCCGCCGCCCGCAAGATCGAAGTGATCGTCGAGGGTGAGCGGGGCCTGACGGTCTACGGCAGTGACGCCCAGATCGCCACGGCCGTGGCCAACCTGGTCGAGAACGCCATCGCCTACTCCGGCAGCGGCACCCAGGTCACCGTGTCGACGTCCGCCGGCGACGGCCACGTCGACATCGCCGTGGCCGATCACGGCATCGGCATCGCACCCGACGAGGTCGACCGGATCTTCGAACGGTTCTACCGCGCCGACCAGGCCCGATCGCGGGCCACCGGCGGTACCGGGCTGGGGTTGGCCATCGTCAAACACATCGTCACCAACCATGGCGGACGGGTGGACGTGTCCAGCACGCTGGGTGGGGGGTCGACGTTCACCCTGCGGTTGCCGGCCAGTCCGCCGGACGCCGTCCTACCGTTACCGGAATCGGTTGAGATCGAGGCCGGTCCGGCCGAGTCTCGGCAGGTCTGA